The Canis aureus isolate CA01 chromosome X, VMU_Caureus_v.1.0, whole genome shotgun sequence region CTGGAAGTCACAGAATGTGGCaggagggaggctgagaaaaGCTTGAGGAGAATGTGTGTGGAGCAAGGAAGACTGGAGACAGGGGTGAGAAGCCCCAAAAGCCCTCATGTTGACAGCATGAAACACTACAGACACTAAGGAAGAACAGCCAGAACAGCATCCTGACCAGGGGGTCTAGGGGGCTGTGGACTCTCCCTCCTCTTTACTTGTCAGGATCCTCTGTGTTATAAAGAGATTTTCCTCGAGAGTGTCAGTACAGTGAGGCTGAAGACACTCCCTTCTCTGGACCTCCCCTAGAACTGGCAGGCTCCTGTGGGAGCTGGATGCCTCCTCCTCCAGACTGTCAGGGGCTCTGGAGTGTGCACATGTCCTCCTTCAGACTGGGGACACCCCTCTGGGCTGTTAACATCTCTTCCACTGTTAGCACCCCTCTCAGATCTAGACACCTCCTCCAGACTGTCAGGATCCTGAGGGTGTGGACACTTTCTCCAGGCTGTCAAGAGTTCTCTTAGGTGTAGGCCTGATCTCCTTCAGACTGCCCTAATACCTCTGGGGTGAGGACACTTCTTTTTCCGGACTGTCAGGATGGTATGGGTATGGACACTTCCTAAGTTGCACTGCCAGGGTCCTCTGGAGTGTGGAGAGCTTGCTCTCTGCCTCCAGGTCACTCTGGGACGTAGATACCTCTTCCCACAAATTATCAGGACCCCTGCCCCAGACTGTCAGGAGCCCTCTGGGGTATGGccacctcttccttcctccagaCCTTCGATGTGTAGACATTTCTTCCACCAGACCATCAGGATTATCTGAGTGTAGACTTCTTGTCTAGACTGTCAGGGTCCTCTGAAGTGCAGACTGCTCTACTTCTAGATTACCTCTGCCCCCTGGGGTTATGACCCTCTCTACTTTATGGTTCATTTCTGGgactctctcctctcccatcaGTGTCATTACAGTGTGGACACCTTCAAGTGTGTGTCCCTTTGGCCAATTTCTGTCACTTCCCAACTATATCACACCTCTAAGagacctttaaaaatatgaaggtaTTTGGGGTTGTCACCATTACAGCACACTCCTGGATTTAAATGGTCAAGGTCCAGGGATGTTAAATGTTCCCCCAAAGCATGAGATGGTCCTACATAAAAAGAACTGCTCCACCCCAGATGCACATCACATCCCACCTTAGCACATGACACTTGTATTACAGACACTTGCTGGTTATTCTCACAAACTCATTTTGTTTTCCACCAGGGCACATGACTCAATCACACTTCCTAGCCTCCCTTGCACCAAGGTAAGGCCAGTCACTCGGTTCCAGTCAGTCAGCATGGGCAGAAGTGATGGGTACTGTGTCCAAGCCTGGCCCATTAGcaacctccccttctaccacgaCTCTCAGCCTACTTGCCAGCAATGCTGAGTGAGGACCGCCAGCGGCTCCAAGGCACAGCAAAGGCACAAgagggaaggagcctgggtggccACACCATTGTGTGGAAGGATACTACTCAAATAGCCATGTAGGACTGTTACATTTCTAATGTGTAAAGCCACTAAGATCTGGGGGTTATATGGTAGGTGGCTAGTCTGCCtaatacagctgacccttgaacaacacattGAACTatgtgggtccacttacatgaacattttttttgataaatacagtatagtactgtaaatgttactttctctttcttatgatttttcttattaacactttcttttctctagcttactttcttgtaagaatacaaaatataatacatatgctatgcataatatatattaaaatgcaaatataaaataatgtgtataatagtatatataatacatataaaatatgtattaatcaactaTGTTATTGTAAGGTCAACAGTACACTACTAGTAGCTAAGTTTCTGTGGAGTCAGAAGTTACATGCAGATTTGACTAAGAGGGAGATGTCAGAGGAGGATAACTGCCCCCCCCACCATGTTGTTCTAGGGTCAACTGTATACCCTGCCTTTCCCCAGTGTCCTGCAAATCTGGAGGAAGAGGCAGCCAACATAAGGCATGTCTATGTCCTACTCCAGAGTGTTCATGTTCAGATTAGTAAAAGATGTTCCTCCTGGTCAAACACTGCTTGGTGGTAAGCTGAGCCCTTGCAAAACAAGTAGTGCCTTTTCAAGTAGTGCCTTTTCAGGTGACACAACCCTATGCAGACCACATGGGCTGTTAAAAGGAACACTCCCTAGATTTCAGTTCCTGCTTTCCTATTCAATAGGTACCCTTATGAGGTCAACCAGTCCAGAAGTCTATTTCAGCATGCTTTCAACTACCAGCTGGATATCCGCGCCCCTGCCAGGATGTCCCTATCAACACTCAGGTTAACCGCCCCCACCTTTCCCTGAACAGGAAAAGCAGGGACATGGCGGGCATACAGTGAGGCGAGCTGGGCGCACACAATGGAAACACAATGGTGGGAAGAgctgcgcgcgcgcgcacacacacacattgggtCCCGGCTCCCTACCTCTCCCACGTACTCCATGACGAAACTGTTCTTGCGGATCTTCTCCAGCGTACGGACGCCCCAGCCACGCCCGTCATCCGTGCGGAAGATGCAGAGGTCATAGCGGATGCCCTTCTGTACCACACGGTTGGGGCAGTCATAGCCACAGCGGCAGCGGGAGTTGCACTCGTAGATGGGCAGCCCGGCACGCAGCCGCACCTGACCCTGGTCATTGTAGGCAAACTTGTGCAGCGATGCCCCAGGGCAGCAGCCTCCAGCGGGGGCCCACAGACAGTCCTGGCACTCACAGCCCACCGCCACCTGGTTGAGGGTGATGCCCTCACCAACACGGTACTCATTGATGTATACAAAAGCCCGCGGGGGGCCGTCCAGGTCCACCTCATTCTCCACAGTGATGCGTCCCAGGTGGCTGCGCTTGGCATTGAGCTCCTGCTCCCAGCGCCGGAGCGCCCGCCTCTGCTTGGCTTTCTGTACCAGGTAGTTGGCCAAGCTTGGGTCCAGGTGCCGGGGGGGCTTTGATCGCTGGTGCCGCCGGAGCAGCTCCCTTTCTAAGTCCTTGTGGAACTGCTTGAGAATGCGTACACACTTGAGATTCTGCCGTGGCTCCCAGGTGCTCTCTGAGTCTGGGTATCCACGCCATTTTACCAGGTAATACTCTTGTTCCTGTTGGGGGACCAGGGGATGGGGGCCCCATAAGTGGCGATACCCTTGGACCAGCCCTTGTGGGACTTCCATCTCAAAGCTAGTGGATAACACCCAAACTATTCCCATCGCCTTTTCTGGAATGACTCCATGTGGTGGTTAAAAAAGCATTggtttcagggcgcctgggtggctcagtcagttaagcatctaccctcaggttatgatcctgggatcaagccccatatctggctccctgctcagcagggagtctgtttctccctccctctctgccccccagccccccaccccgagctccttctctcaaataaaatattttttaaaattatttttacaaaaagcaTGGGCTCTAGAGTGAGGATCCCTAGGTTCAAATCTCACTCTCCCCCTTATTACAGTCTAAAttccaagttttaatttaatctaCTCCCTCCTATCTCTTTCCTCTCATCAGTCCCTCCTTCTAAGCTGTTCAGGCCCGAACTCTTGGAAGTCATAaccttgacttctctttctcATTCCCCACATCTAACCTCAGCAAATCCTGGCAGCCTCACCTTTCAACTACATCCAGAATCCAACCACTTCAAACCACCGTCACTGCTACCACCATCATCACTTGCCTGGATTACGGTAGTAGGCCTCCTCACTGGTCTCCTCCGTTCCACCCTTGCCCCCTACAATCTGTTCTCCACTCAGCAGGCAGAGAGATATTTTCTTGCAGAGAGCAGCTATAGTATACAGTTTAACGGGGTTGTAGAAACCCTGGGTACAAATTCGGAATCTATGGCTCCCTGGCtatgtggccttaggcaagttatttaactttgctgacccttggtttccccatctatacataaagaaaaaaaaaagctgacattTTTGTAGCATTCAGGATGTAGCATGTACTACTTCTATATCTTATTAACTAATCTAACCCTCACAACTCTTTATGAGCTAGATACTGTTTATTGgttgtctccattttataaatgaggaaaatgaaccACAGAGAATTTGGGTAAGTATCCCAGGGCTATAGGGCCAAAATTTGAACCCAACCATACTGGCTCCAATCTGTTCTCTTTATCCTGCCATTGCCTCCTCTGGCAATGGCAACAGTTCCCCACAGAGCTGTTTGGGGGATTAAATGGGTTTCTGAGAGGAAGTGTCAGCATACTGAATGTCCTTCAATAATCACTAGCTATCAACATCTCCATTTCTGCACTCAACATCTCAATCTTTGCACTTGGTTTGTATTCCTATGGAGGTGGGAAGAAAGACTTATTTGGGGATTCATTCTGGCTCCTGCCCCTCTGAGAAAGCCACTTAATTTCCTCACCTGCACAATGAGGATGATAAGAAGTCCTACTAAACCTAATTTTTTAAGATCAGAGAACATTCCCTTTGGAAACAGATGCAGgaagtgggggtggaggaagagggaagtaAGCCAGCTTCCTTGAGACACCCCTGCCCTGGCCATGGGCACCCCAGACTCACGCGTATCTTCTTGTAATCACACAGGTACTCGACTTCAAAGTCATAGAGATTCCTCTTGGAGATGCcgagggcagggcaggagagCTTGGCCAGACGGCACAGGTCCTGTAGCTGATTCCAAGACGACTTGCAACACACACTGCAGCCTAGAACAAGGAGGCCAGAAAGAACTTACTGGGTATCCTGCTGAAGGCACCGATCAAAGGGGACCCCAAATCCTTTCTGGGACTTCCAAAGAACTGCCTCAGAGTCAGTGAGATTTAATCCACAGGCTTTCTCCATGCTGAGACCCTTCTACATCAAAAAAATGTGCCACTTCCTTCAGCCCCAGTGCTCATTCCAAggccatcccccccaccccagctgtaGCCCTCAAAGTGAGATCTGCTGCAGGAATTGTCCTAAAGGAATCTATTCCTAGAGCTTCCAACTCCCTCCATACTATTCCTAAAACTGCCTGCAAACCTGCAGTTGGGTTCAGGACCTAATCATCCCTCTCCCCACTTtgcaaaataaagagaacaacCCCCATCTCAGTAGGGTGCATTGCCCTGAGGGAACTGATGGGGCTGGGATTACAACCTGTAGGCCCCAAACAAAGGCTTAACTGGAAAGACAGGTCTGGAATCCCTTATCTGAAACTCCTGGGGCTACTTGTGTTTaggaattcagatttttttttttttttacaagtgtaGTCCGAGGTATACCCCATGCACTACCTAACACCCGCTATGTGGTCAGGGGCATCAAGCCATAATCAAACACATTAGTAATTCTGCagcaaaaaaatctgaattttctatattaaataggagaaataaagaggCAAGATAGTCCCACTTTATAGTCTAGTTTTGCCCCTAAATTGCGCCAAACTTAAGTTTTCAGAGCTTTTTAGATttcaaaattatgaatgagaGACTGTGGAATGGTATTAGATTTCAGGAAGCTTCCTTGAATGATTAGCCTGGGTGCCTTAAACCTACAAGGTATATTTTTTCACACCGCATTTTAGCTTGCCGTCTCATCTACATTTCTGTGAAGGGTAAAGCTCACCCAAAGGAGTACGCTCTGAATTCAGGAACCAGCAAAACAGTATAGGTTATTgacaattcttttaaatataccTGGAATGTTTCTGGTGCTATCAGAAATTTTCAAGACGCcgatttaaaggaaagaaaaagacttcTGATTCAAGGCACAATGTGCTTTAAAGCCATTTTATCAAATCATTCCATTGAACACTAATTCCAAATGCAGTCAGTACTCATCCTATTTTTAATATCGTCTACCTCCCgttaaaaaaatcagacatttgAACTCCTAATGAAATACTGCAGACGTCAACCTGAAAACGTACAAGAGCATTGCAAAATTATTTCGTGTGCACAACCCCCCCTCCACTGAGGCAGGCCTAGTggagactcagcctgtgcccacgCTTTCCTCTCCCTATGATGCCTCTCCCTTTCAAGCCCCTTAACTTGCATTTGAAACCCCACTAAAGTGGTCCCAAACTAACCTCTCCAGCTGCTGGCTCCGCACTGGCCACAGGTGGATTCCTACCTCTCAGAGGTCCCCCTCACACTGTGGAGGCCATCCTCCCCGCAGCTATCCTCACCCAGAGGAGCCCACCCTCCCCAACATACTGGAAAAGTCACCCCTCTTTCCCTACACACGAGGGAGTCCAGCTCTCCTATCAGAGAAGCcccctttcccctcttccctggGGAGTCTTCTCTACAGCAAACCCTTTCCCCATCACGCGGAAAGGAGATACCCTCACCACGAAGAGTCCTCTGTCCCCCACTCTGAAAAGGAGGTCcgtccccttcccttccctccccttccggCGTCTCGCGTGGACACCAACCGGGTAACGGTCACTGGCGGCCGATTTTCCCGCGCGCGGGTGCGGCCTCCCCGACAAGCCCCCGCGCGTGCGCGCGCCGACTGGTCGCGATCAGAGGCGCGCGCCCCCCTGCCGCGTCCCCACTtagccccgcgcccgccgcgttCGGAGGCACGCgccccctcccctcagccccgcccagccccgcgcGCCAGGCCCGGGTTCCAAGAGCCCCATCCTTTCCGCGCCAAGCTTCCGGCTCCTGGCTCCGTGGCCTCAGACGCCGGGGCCCCAAGCCCGCGACGCCACCCCTCTAGCCCACCCGGCCCGGCCAGCAGGCCGGCGCCGCTACCGCCACTGCTTCACCTTTTAAATTTTCCGCCATCTTTCCCCACGGCTAACGACATTCGGGCCTAACCGGCCTCGCGAGAAGAGAGCTCGCGCGGGCGTGGCCGAGAACGCGCAGCCTATTGGCCGCACGGCGCCGCGAGCATAGCCCGCGCGGACCAACCGGCGAGCCGTGACCGGACCCCTCCCCGCTACCCCGCTCGGTCCCGAAGGCGGGTGCTCGCCAGCGCTTTCCCAGAGTGCGTCTGGGCGGCAGCCGCAGCGGCGGCAACTGAGGTTGCCGGAGGCCCTACCCGTACGCTGGTCTGTCTGTCACGCTGTCAGCCAATCACGTTGTCAGCCGGCCGCACGGGGGATTCTCCGTCCTGTCAGACCCCCAATTACCACCGTCACTCGGTCGTCACCACATTTTAACCCCAAGCTGGCCGTGACTCCCAAGATGGACTGTCACCACGTACAGCTGCTCAGCCAGTCCCCAGAATTAAATCAGACAATGGGTCCATCACCACAGACAACTGTTTAGTCAGACCCcggtcccccacccccattcacaGGGTCTGTCAGTCAACGGCAGCATCCGTTCGTGGCCAGCTGCGAGTCTTAAGGCAGACACGCATTCCTAACAACTACACTGTTAGCCGGCCTATCATTCCCTCTGGCTGCCCCTTTTTCACACAGTCAAGCAGCCGGTCTCTCCATCTCTTGCTCTGGGGGCAGCCCTGAATCCCCCTTGGGAAAGCCTCTCACAGCCACCAGCCGTGGCTCAGGTGGGCCGTGATTAGGTGAGGACAGGCTGTCATTGTCATCTGATGTCGCCCTCTCAGGCAGTCACACTGTCCAGTGTTGGTCAATATTTAATTCCCTCAGGTTACTCCTCATTCACGCCATGATCAGGCAATTATTCCCTCAAAGAAATAGTCACAGCAACTAAAGCCTCCATGCCACCTGACAGTGGGTCAGCAGTCTGTCACTTCTCAGCGAGGTATGCCCACCATTGGTCAGTCATTTGGTCAGTCTCCGTGGGGCTCCCTCCAGGCGGCTGTGATTCCAACCTGATACAGCCATCCAGTCAGGCAGCTACACTGGTATTTCAACTGGTCAGATGGCCTGTGAGTCGTTCACTGCTCTTCATCGTTTTGTCAGTCGCCAGGCAGCCATTCTCAGCATCTGACTGACCACACATGGTCTATGTGGTCAGGGTGGACAGTCACTCACCAGATACAGTTGCCTATCAGGCAGTCACAGATCTGTCCCTCAGTCAGCCCGAAATTCCTTCAGGGTAGCCCTCCTTTACACTGCATCAGACAGTGTAACATCCAGACACTCCCTCAGGCCAGATGTGACTCCTAGCAATAGTCAGCCACGCACAACATCCCGCCGCCCAGGCAGCAGCAACAGCACACACCACCAGTCAGCCAGCTTGTCAGTCCCTTGGGAGGCTGCCTGTCTTCTACACTATCAGACCACCAGTCCCAGCCAGTCCCAGGCGGGCATAATTTAGTTAGATATTCAGTACCTCCTACCATCAGGCAACTGCACTGTCAGTTCCTCAAAGCGCCCCTTTCCCTGTTGGTACATGAGTTATGTGGTCAACCAAATGATTACAGTTAAGCAGATGGTTGTTCTGTCCACCTGCCAGTCTAGCTCTGAGCTTGTTGGAGAAATAGACGGTCAGTCTGAAGTTCCATCAGCTCCTGCTTACCATGACTGGAACAATCAGCAGCATACGTCCCACCACgcatcctcttccttcccttattcCTTCTAGAACACAGTCAGATGCTGGTCCTTGCGTGCTCCCAGTCTCCCCCAAAAGGTAAAACCCTCCTATTCCCAGGAGCCTAGTCCAACCCATAAGAATGGCTTAAGGCCCGACTGAATCTGGAGGGGGTGATGTAGGAGCATGTGGGTGTTGGGCAAACAtccctttgccaatttgaaagaTAAAACTGCCAGTTATGTTACCAGCAAAAGAtgagtttattcaggaatagcTGAGAATTGCAACGCAGAACAAGCAAGTTATGGCAAAACCATATGCAAGTCCAATAAACAAAGGAGAACATTATGTTATGGAGAAGGAGGAGGTTGGGAGGGGTTTGGAACAAAAATCTATTGGACAACAGCAAGAGTTCATACCGATGAtggtttctcattggctgagttgcaGGAGTAGTCAGTTTCTTAAAGGAGATAGGATGTACATCTTTCCTTTGTTGGGGGCCTATAATTGACCATTCTTTCCTGTTGAGATACTTCTGTTGGGTGTGTAGCTGAAACTTTTTGCAGTAGACATTGTGCTGTAGGCTTCCTCTACCAGCCTCCCCTTCTAACATCCTGAGTCCATTTAAGTAAGGTTTCCCTTTCTTAATTTTCACACCGTGGTCCTCCCCAAACAGTATATATAATGTAATGAGTAGAGGCATGGATCTTGGAGCCTAGCTACCTGGATTCAAATGGTAGCATTTGCTAaattgtgtgaccttaggcagtttcttcatctgaaaatgtcAGATGAGTGGCTTTGGGGTGGGTATCTCCCACTCATCTGGAAATCAATCTTTCTGGACTAGCATCTGTCCAGGAGACCTCAAAAGGAAGAGGCCACCCTATTATTACTGTGTCCCAATCCCAGCCATTTGTCTGTTCATTCAGCACTACTTTAGTGCCAACTGTGTATATTGCCTTGCCCAGTGCTGGGGCCAAATAAGGTCTTCTCCATTCCAAGCTGTATAGGTTTGACCTGTTTTCAATGCAAACCCCATCTTTGAGTGTACCACACATTTAGGAGAGGTCACAGGCCATGGGTGATCAGTGTCATGCGTTTTCACAAGCAAACATAACTGTGGGACCAGAACAAAGGTTAAGAAACATCTCCAGCCAGAGATCCAGGAACACTTAATTCTGGAACATCTCTGAATTCTGGCTGCATCTCCCAAGCACTGGTGAGTCATAACTTAATTCGCAGTACTTTTTTGGTCTTCCTTGGTGATACATACAATAATGGTGCATTTTATGATCAGTGGTGACTCAGGATCAACCAGTAGTAGGAAGATTAATAGCAGCAGTGGCATCTAATGTTTGTAGTCGCCTCAAGGAGCCAGGAACTTTGCAGACACTTTAATTCTGCAACCTTGCAAAGTATGCATTTTTTTTGTCTCAAATTAAAGatggggaaaactgaggcccagaagggtcAAGCAACTTGCCCATGGTCAGTACTGGTTTGCCAAGCCCATGCCTGCCGTAGGCAGTGCTCCTGAGGATTCAGGGGTTGTATGATACAAGGTCTTCTCCATGACAAAGCCTGCTGAGGGGGTCCCAGCACACTGGATTTCTAGAGTTTCCTagcagggagtggggaggcagGTGAGTGATGCTGACAGGCCCTTCCTAGACTCAGCTGGCCCCTAGACTCAGCTGGCACCTggctgaggtggggtggggagtagagTGGAAGGTGAAGAACcatgaaagaattaaaaggaacTTGAGACTCCCTCCTTCTTCAGCTTCTGTGGCTTCAGGGCAGTTCTTAAGGAGCAAAGTCAGCTCCCACTTCCCACACCTCCACCCTCACCGTGGCTCTCCTTTGCTCCTTCCCCTAGCCCACAGCCTGCACCTCTGATGTTTCAGAAATTCATCCACTGGTCTTGCAGATGAATGAAGCCTGATCTCTCCAGATTCCTCCTTActgttctctttctcccccactctcctcttcctcccctaaAGCTAGGATACCTGAGATCTCCTTATCCACCAGATTTCAGAAATGAGAAGGAGGAGATACCTCTTCCAAGGCTCTGATGTGCAAGAGCGTCTATCACTCCCCCTGGAAATAGCTTTAAACACCAGGGACAGTTTTGAgttgctcctttttttttggtgagtAATTTCCTAGAAGAGGAGGGGGGAATCAGTTACATACTGTTATCTGGCCCAttgtataaatgaagaaacaggctcagaggtGGGGGGTCTTTCCCAGGTTCTAGAGCAGATCTATCTTATTACTAAGTCTTTGCTTCTTTGGTTGCCATTGGTCAGGACTTGGTTTGCTCTGAGAACTAGGCagaaccaaattttaaaattgagaaaggGATCCTGCCCATCAAGATCCTGGTGTGTGAGTTGTGTACATGGAGAGTAAGTCTGACCATCGAGTATTCTCTTGATCTAATATTGTGTTGAttagactttttttaaataagtaagtaaaggAATAAATAACTCCTGATCATTCACCATGCTCAACCTCCAAGCTTTCCCTACCTCAAGGCTTTGCAcgggctgttccctctgcctggaatgccctcccCGCAAAGGTTTATTGGTTGACTCCTCTCTCTTTAGATTCTTCACAACTGTCACCTCCTCCGGGTGGCTTTCCCTAAATTTTCCATCTGAAGCTGTTCCCCCTCAGCCTATCACAGCACTTGTCATGATCTGAAACTATCTGTTGTTTCTGTTTGATTCCTGGTTTTGTATCTGTCTCCTCCAATAGAATGTTGGCCTCATTAGGTTTTCTTCCCACTGGTTTAGCTCCAACCCCTAAAGTAGTGCTGGGCAACAAATGTTTttggaaagaaaggcagaaggaaacaaagaaataaatgagggaacaaatgagtgaatgtaCACAGGTAaggctaaataaatgaaatgggatAGGTGAATAAAAGACACTTTGGGGGAAAAGGACCCCAAATTTCCACATTTGGATATAAACCAATTTGAgattagagaaacaaaaagacagttattttattttggtttaaaacTCATTATGTGAGAAGCACTGAGAAATTCTGTATAAAAAGGGGCCCTGGCTACTGCTAGGGTGAATGTTTGAGGACCAGTCAGAGATAACTGCATTGGAAGGGTTGGTGGGGAAGAAACGGGACCTGAGGGCCTGGAGGCCAGGAGTGGAGGACAGCAAGCAGCAGCTGCCGGGGGAGGAGGCTCAGAACAGGTGCAGAAGGTGACTCAGTCATCCCATTCATCGTCGTCATCCTCGTCGCCGGCCTGGTCCTCCCCTTCgtctgagagggagagaaaaagcgGAACTCAGGATGGGCAGAAGGGTTCAAAGGCCGTGGGTGATGTAATGTTCTTGGGGTCTGAGAGGTCAGGACTCAGGGTCTGGGGCAGGGGGCTGAGATCTCCTGCTGGGAAGTCAGATCTGGGGGCCTGTGCAGTTGGATGAGCAAGGGGCCCACCCAGAGGAGGGAGAGTTAGGGTGTAGGTTGAAGTTGGAATCAAAGTTAATACCATTGTCAGAAATGTAGTTAGGTGGGTTACTGCCCAACTATGTGGTTACTGCCACACAAGGGTTAATGTTAACAGGCTTGTTATTTACTGGGGTGAATTTTAAGTATTATAAGCAAAGGTGGAGTACATTACAATAGTGCTGTTCCATAACAGGCTAATGTTAATATTGTTGACCTATAATGGGTTATTGATATCACTGTCAAAAGAGGAAGTTTGTTATAATACTGTCATATAATGGATTCATATTAATCTGTGGGCTTACTCTGGGATTAATGTTAATACTGTCAGTAATCTGTTGAGGTTCACATTACCCTCATCTAATTGTCATATAATAGTAATATTATTGACACAATTAGGGGATGAATGTTATGATAGATTGGGTTGGTTATGATATTATTATCACATTACAAGCTAATGTTCATCTATTGACACAGAGTTCAAGTTAATATTATTGCCTATGGTGGGGTCCTTTATAATATCATCACATATGGGCTAATGTTATACACTACTGGACATACAggattaatattaatattgtgGCCATGCCTTGGCATTAATGTTAATGTTATTGTCAAAGAGTGAATTCTATTATTGTTCCATAATGACAGTGTTAATATTGTCACAAAGAAGACAAACGTGAGAGTCATGATGGGGTTAATGTTACTATGgatacaggacacctgggtggctcagaggttgagcatttgccttctgaTCAGggcagggatcaagtcccacatcaggctccctgcgaggagccggcttctccctctacctatgtctctgcctctctctgtgtctctcatgaataaataagtaaatctttaaaagaaatgtactaTGAATGGTAACCGGTAGAGTTGTTCTTAGGCCAACACTAGCCCTAGGAACTGGGCTCACTGTCCTGGCAAAGGGCAGGCTCTCACCTGAGGAGTGGAtggctctgcttctcttctgcatCACGTGCATCAGGGCTCCCACCAACCCTTCTGAGCTCTGAGTTGGAGGCTGCAGTGCTGAGCTCTCTGGGGCGCCAGGGGTCTGGAGCAAGCAGGATCCAGCATAGAGGGTTCAGGGCCCATGATAGGAGCacacctccctgccccttcctcatTATTTCCCCTCCCATATTCTCAAGTCCCCTTCTAGGTtcccagcctgcctctccccaccagccTCCCAGCCCTATCACTGAAACCCAAAAGCCTGGGACCTCCATCAGTTTGGCCCTGGCCCCCTAATATCCAGACATGCCCAGCACACCCAAGTCCCAGATCCCCAATCCTCCATCTTGCCCGTCTTCACCTTGTTCAGCTGAATTCCCTGCCGGATTTGATCCAAAAGCGCCCCCCGACCTCCACCAGGAGTCGGGCCCCCAGAAGGCcccagagcaggaggagggggaggg contains the following coding sequences:
- the SUV39H1 gene encoding histone-lysine N-methyltransferase SUV39H1 isoform X1, with the translated sequence MRGGTYAADCSSHGCSVCCKSSWNQLQDLCRLAKLSCPALGISKRNLYDFEVEYLCDYKKIREQEYYLVKWRGYPDSESTWEPRQNLKCVRILKQFHKDLERELLRRHQRSKPPRHLDPSLANYLVQKAKQRRALRRWEQELNAKRSHLGRITVENEVDLDGPPRAFVYINEYRVGEGITLNQVAVGCECQDCLWAPAGGCCPGASLHKFAYNDQGQVRLRAGLPIYECNSRCRCGYDCPNRVVQKGIRYDLCIFRTDDGRGWGVRTLEKIRKNSFVMEYVGEIITSEEAERRGQIYDRQGATYLFDLDYVEDVYTVDAAYYGNISHFVNHSCDPNLQVYNVFIDNLDERLPRIAFFATRTIRAGEELTFDYNMQVDPVDMESTRMDSNFGLAGLPGSPKKRVRIECKCGTESCRKYLF
- the SUV39H1 gene encoding histone-lysine N-methyltransferase SUV39H1 isoform X2, translating into MAENLKGCSVCCKSSWNQLQDLCRLAKLSCPALGISKRNLYDFEVEYLCDYKKIREQEYYLVKWRGYPDSESTWEPRQNLKCVRILKQFHKDLERELLRRHQRSKPPRHLDPSLANYLVQKAKQRRALRRWEQELNAKRSHLGRITVENEVDLDGPPRAFVYINEYRVGEGITLNQVAVGCECQDCLWAPAGGCCPGASLHKFAYNDQGQVRLRAGLPIYECNSRCRCGYDCPNRVVQKGIRYDLCIFRTDDGRGWGVRTLEKIRKNSFVMEYVGEIITSEEAERRGQIYDRQGATYLFDLDYVEDVYTVDAAYYGNISHFVNHSCDPNLQVYNVFIDNLDERLPRIAFFATRTIRAGEELTFDYNMQVDPVDMESTRMDSNFGLAGLPGSPKKRVRIECKCGTESCRKYLF